GTCAACAGAGGCTTTAAAAACTGTCATCCAGAGCAAAGCGAAGGATCTAGACACATATCTAGATCCTTCGCTGCCTCTGAATACAAAACCATTAATTGTAAATTGTTAAAACAACTCTCCTGTTTCCTCCATTAATTCTAAACTCACAAAACTGAATTCCCTGCCATATTCCCAAACCTAGTTTACCATTTATTATTGGGATTGTTATAGATTGTCCAAAAACCGAAGATTTTATATGAGCCGACATATCATCTTTTCCTTCAAAAATATGAGTAAACCTATTAAACTCATCAGGAACCAGATATTTCATAAAATTATCAATATCATATCTAACTGAAGGATCTGCATTTTCATTTATAATTATTGCAGCTGAAGTATGTTTAACAAAAACATTTAATAAACCTGACAAAGGAAACGCTTCAATATTTTCTATAATTATATCAGTAATTAGGTGAATACCTCTTGAAAACTTAGGTAAAGTAATTTCCTTCTGCCAAATCATAATTACAAATGTTAATTTTCTACAAATTTAACCATAATGTTTGGTAGTATTAGCTAAGGTTTTTTAATATTTGTATCTTTCAATTATTATTCTGTTTAATGAAAATCTTAAAAACATTTATATTATTTACTTCATTATTGCTTTATTATTCATGCAATATTAAAGCTCAAACTTCTAATATAATTCAGGTTAAGGGAATGGTTGTTAATATACACTTTGTACCCATTTCTTATGTTCATATTTTAATTAAAAATAAAAAAACAGGAACAATAAGTGACGAAAATGGGAAATTTGATTTTTTCGCAGAAAAAGGAGATACTTTACAATTCTCATGTGTTGGCTTTAAAAAAAGAATTTATACAATACCAACTATAACAACATCGCGAATTTACTATGTGGTTGCTGTATTAAAAAACGATACTACAATTTTACAGGAAGTTGTAATACTACCCTGGAAAAATTATAAAGAATTTAAAAAGATATTTTTAATATCTAAAGTTCCAGATGATGATATTGTAAGAGCAGAAAAAAATCTGGAATTAATGCAACTTCAAATGTTATTAAATGATGATGATATTCCAGCAGCTCCCGGTGCTGCATACAATATATCGATGCAACAAAGATCAAGTCAATTGTATTGGAAAGGACAAACTCAACCGATGCAAATTTTTAATGTTATTGCATGGCAACAATTTTTCGAGTATTTAAAGGAAGGAAAATTTAAACGAACGAAAAAGAAAGTAAAATAGTTTGCTATTTGTTATTACAACAACTAAAATACCGGTATCTGCTTGTTTCCTCTTACAGAATCAGTTTTATTAATAAGTAGATTTTTCAAATCTCCATTTTCATAAACACCCTTCATAACAATGTCTCCATTGAGTTTCCACATAGTAATCTCACCATTATATATGCCTGACTTATAGTTAATCTCTGATTTCTTTTGACCAGTAGCATACCAGCTAGTAGATATTCCATTTTCTCTACCATCTAAAAATGTCTCTTCTTCCATTTTCTGACCATTGGGATACCATGTTACCCACAAGCCTTGTTCACTTCCATTTTTAATCATACCCTGACGTTTTTTTTGCCCGTTCTCATGCCATACAACCCAAAGTCCGTCTTCATATCCATTAATGTAATTACCAGTAGTTTGCACCTGTCCATTTTCATACCAAGTTTGAAATTTACCTTCGGGTTTTCCATCATAAAACTTTTCTTCTTTCTCTGGCTTGCCATTTTCATACCATGTAATCCATGTTCCGTGCTCAACACCTTTTTTGTATTTTCCTTCAGTTCTTTTTTTGCCATTTTCATACCAAATAATCCAATCACCATGAGCTAAACCTTCTTTAAAAAATTTTTGCTCTTTCTTTTTACCATTGTTATAAAAAATTATTTCCTGACCATTAGGTATATTATTTCTATAGTTTTCAATATGTTTTATTTTCCCATCACTAAACCACTCTTTAACAATACCGTTCTTATTACCATTCTCAAATTTTTCTTCTAAAATTATTCTGCCATTATTATCATAAATTTTTTCTATCCCATCTTTTTTCCAATTATTATAT
This sequence is a window from Bacteroidia bacterium. Protein-coding genes within it:
- a CDS encoding YjbQ family protein, translated to MIWQKEITLPKFSRGIHLITDIIIENIEAFPLSGLLNVFVKHTSAAIIINENADPSVRYDIDNFMKYLVPDEFNRFTHIFEGKDDMSAHIKSSVFGQSITIPIINGKLGLGIWQGIQFCEFRINGGNRRVVLTIYN
- a CDS encoding carboxypeptidase-like regulatory domain-containing protein, which gives rise to MKILKTFILFTSLLLYYSCNIKAQTSNIIQVKGMVVNIHFVPISYVHILIKNKKTGTISDENGKFDFFAEKGDTLQFSCVGFKKRIYTIPTITTSRIYYVVAVLKNDTTILQEVVILPWKNYKEFKKIFLISKVPDDDIVRAEKNLELMQLQMLLNDDDIPAAPGAAYNISMQQRSSQLYWKGQTQPMQIFNVIAWQQFFEYLKEGKFKRTKKKVK